In Micromonospora ferruginea, the sequence CCGGAGACCCTCGCGCCGGAGCGCCGTCGGCGCGGCGGCGTCGTCGCGACGATCGCGCTCTACGGGTCGCTGCTGCGCGACCGCGTGTTCGTGGGGCTGGTCCTGGTCGCCGGCCTGGCGATGGCGGCGTTGTTCGCCTACGTGGCCGGCTCGTCGTTCGTCCTGCAGCAGAGCTACGGGCTCGACGAGCAGCAGTTCGCGCTGGCCTTCGGGGCCGGTGCGGTGGGCCTGATCGGAGCCACGCAGTACAACGTGCGGCTGCTGCGCCGCCACCCGCCGCAGCGCATCCTGGTCGTCTCGCTGGGCGTGGGCACGCTGGCCGGGCTGGCCCTGGTGGGGTTCGCCGCGACGAACGTCGGCGGCCTGCCGGCCCTGCTGGTGTCGCTGTGGGTGGTGCTGGCGGCGGCGGGCCTGGCGATGCCGAACGCCCCGGCGCTGGCGCTGTCCCGGCACGGCGAGGCCGCGGGCACCGCCTCGGCCCTGCTCGGTGCCGTGCAGTTCGGCGTGGGCGCGGTGGCCGCGCCGCTGGTCGGCGTGCTGGGCACCGGGGCGGTGGCGATGGCCCTGGTGGTCGCCGGTGGCCTGGTGGCGGCGCTGGCCGTGCTGCTGGTCGTGGTGCGGCCGGCCCGGCTCGCCGACCTGGAACCGGTGCCGGCGGTCGTGGCCGTGCACTGACGCGGAAGGCGGGCCCGGCCGACGGCCGGGCCCCGTCGCGTGACCGGACACGATGCTTGTCAGTACGTGGTGGCCGGCGGGTTGTCCGGCCGGTGCCGGGCGAACGCGTCCAGGCGACCCCAGCGCCCGGGCACGTCCAACAGGGCGATGCGGTCGAACGCCGCCGGCAGGGCCGGGATCGCGGCGAGATGGTCCTCGTGCGGATCGAGGCCGAGCAGGGTACGCAGGAACAGCAGCGGTGCCCCGCTGGACCAGGCCTGCGGGCTGCCGGCGGTCGGGTAGCGCACCGGGTAGCGGGTGGTCCGGCGGTCGAAGCCACCGAACGCCTCGGGCAGGCGTCCCTCGAAGTAGGCGGCGGCGGAGATGATGCCCTCGGCGATCCGGCCGGCCTCGTCGGTCATGCCGTAGCGCCGCAGCCCCCAGGCGATGAACGAGTTGTCGAACGGCCACACGGTCCCGGTGTGGTAGCCCAGCGGGTTGTACCGGCTCTGTCCCTCGGCCATCGTGCGGACGCCCCAGCCGGAGAACAGCGCCGGGCTCATCAGGTGCTCGGCCACCCGCGCGGCCCGGTCCGGCGGCACGACCCCGCTCCACAACAGGTGCCCGATGTTCGAGGTGAGGCTGTCCACCGGGGTGCCGTCCGCGTCGAGCGCCACCGCGTACCAGCCGCGGTCCGCCAGCCAGAAGTCGCGGTTGAAGCGCTCGAACAGCTCCGCCGCCTCCCGTTCGAGCCGCTCGGCGAAGGGCACGTCGTGCCAGACCGTGCGCGCCAGCCGGGCCGCGCGGATCTTGGCGTCGTACGCGTACCCCTGGGTCTCGCAGGTCGAGCGGGGAAAGCCCGGCAACCGGCCGTCGGCGTAGGAGATGCTGTCCCAGGAGTCCTTCCAGCACTGGTTGTCCAGGCCGGTGTCGAGGTTGCGCCGCCGGTAGGACACGTAGCCGGCGCCGGTCAGGTCGGCGTGCCGGTCCATCCAGCCCAGCGCCGCGCGGGCCTCCTGCTCGAGTTCCCGCACCAGCGCGGTGTCCCCGCTCCAGCGTTCGTACTCGTCGAGCAGCACCACGAACAGCGGGGTGGCGTCGACCGTGCCGTAGTAGGGCGAGTGGGGTTGTTCCTCGAACGCCGCGGACTCGCCGTAGCGCAGCTCGTGCAGGATGCGCCCGGGGTCCTCCTCCAGCACGTCGTCGGTCCGCGCGCCCTGCAACGAGGCGAGGATGCGCAGGGTCGGCGGGGTCAGCGACGGCGTGAACGGGAGGGTCTGCAGGCAGGTGAGCAGGCTGTCGCGGCCGAACAGCGTCATGAACCAGGGCAGGCCGGCCGCGGGCACGGTGGCGCCGCCGAGCGAGAGCGGCGCGAAGCGCAGCGCCGCGAGGTCGACCAGGCTGCGCTGGTACACCTGCCGCAGGGTGGCGCTGTCGGTGTCCAGGGTCGGCGCCGCGGCCACCCAGGCCCGCACGCCGTCGGGCAGGACGGACGGGTCCGCGCGCAGGGCGCGGGGCCCGGCCCGCAGGTCGACGCCGTCGGGCCGCCACGCGCGCATCTCCGCGCGCAGCTCGACCGACCAGTCGGCCCCGGGCGCCAGCCGGACCGAGAACCGGATGTCCTCGGGGGTGAAGGTCGCCGGCCGGTCCGCGCTCAGGGCGACCTCGCGGTGGAAGGTGCCGCGCCGGTAGCCCAGCCGCAGGCCGTCCGGCGCGACCTCGGTGTACGTCTCACCGGCCTTCGTGCCGACGTTGAACTTGATCTCGAAGATGTCGGCGAAGTCGGCCGCCACCTCCAGCCGGACCGCCACCTCGCGCGGCTGGTCGCCGTAGTTGAAGACGGTGATCCACTCGGTCAGGTCGGCGTCGATGCGCCGTCGCCGGATGGCCGACACGTCGGCCTGCACGTAGTCCATCTGACCGCCGGGGACCAGGAAGAACGCGGCCTCGAAGTAGTGGCTGTCGTCCACCGACAGGGCGGTCATCCGCTCGCCGTCGACGGTGAGCACCCACCGCGACAGGTATCGGCTGTCGGCGGCGAACAGGCCGACCGGGGCGGCCGGCGAGGACTCGATGTCGCCGCAGCTGTCCGACACGACGAACGTGCTGCCGTCGATGCAGGAGACCGTGCCCGGCACGTCCTTCATCCGGCGCCGCCGTCGGGCCCGCCCGTCCGGGTGGCCGCCTCCGCCCGGGTCGGGAACAGCCGCCCGATCCGCAGCGCCAGGCCGAGATCCCCGTCGACCATGATCTCGCCCCGGGTGATCGCGGCCAACCCGTTCATCCCGCCCGTCGCCATCGCCTCGGCGGTCCGCTCGGACGTGGTGATGACCGCGGAGGCGGGGCCGCCGTCGCGGGTGACGCGCAGGTGCCCCCGGTCGATGTCGAGTCGCCACTGCCGCAGGCCGCCGTCGGCGCGGATGTCGATCCGGACACTGCCGCTGACCGTGCCGAGCCGAGGGTCGTACCCCATTGCCGACAACCGGTCGAAGAAGGCGTCGGTGAACGTCATCTGGCCTCCTCGCAAGCCGCCGGCGGAGCGCTCGGCGCGTACCCCCTGCGCCGGCCGGCTAACCTGCTCGACGCGCGACACCGGCGCTCTCGGCGGATAATGACTCGATGACGAACCCCGATCTCGACCCCGAGGTGTACCCGCCGCTCGACCCGCGTGAGGACGTGCCGGACGACCCCGGCGAACTCCTCCCGGACACCCCGGACGAGCTGCCGGAGGCGCCGGTCGAGCCGATGCCCGACGACGGGGACCCGGGCGGCGTGCCTGAGCCGGCCTGATCCGCCGCTCAGCGGCCTGCGGCGCCAAGGCATCGGCAAAGGCCGATGAATCTGCTGTAATGGACCCCGTGCCGAGCGGCAGGGGAGGCCGGATGCGCATCGTCGACGCCCGGGTGATCGTGACCTGTCCCGGCCGCAACTTCGTCACCCTCAAGGTCGTCACCGACGAGGGGGTCACCGGCGTCGGCGACGCCACCCTCAACGGCCGGGAACTGGCCGTCGCGTCCTATCTGCGCGACCACGTCGTGCCGCTGCTGATCGGGCGCGACCCGGCCCGGATCGAGGACACCTGGCAATACCTCTACCAGGGCTCCTACTGGCGGCGCGGGCCGGTCACGATGAGCGCGATCGCCGCCGTCGACACCGCGCTGTGGGACATCAAGGGCAAGGTCGCCGGGCTGCCGGTCTACCAGCTTCTCGGCGGCCGGTCCCGCGAGGGCGTGACCGTCTACGGCCACGCCAACGGCGAGACCGTCGATGAGGTGCTGACCGAGGTCGCCCGCTTCGTCGACCTCGGCTACCGCGCGGTGCGCGTGCAGTGCGGCGTTCCCGGCCTGCCCCGCACCTACGGCGTCAGCACCGACAAGATGTTCTACGAGCCCGCCGACGCCGCGCTGCCCACCGAGACGACCTGGTCGACCGAGGCCTACCTGGCCCACGTGCCGACCGTGTTCGCCCGGGTCCGCGACGAGTTCGGCCCCACCCTGCGGCTGCTGCACGACGTGCACCACCGGCTCACCCCGATCGAGGCGGCCCGCCTCGGCAAGAGCCTGGAGCCGTACGCGTTGACCTGGATGGAGGATCCTGTCCCGGCGGACCTGCCGGAGGGCTTCCGGCTCATCCGCCGACACACCACCACCCCGATCGCCGTCGGTGAGGTCTTCACCAGCATCTTCGACGCCGCGCAGCTCATCCGGGAACAGCTCATCGACTACGTCCGGGCCACCGTGGTGCACGCCGGCGGGCTCACCCACCTGCGCCGCATCTTCGACCTCGCCGCGCTGCACCACGTCCGTAGCGGCTCGCACGGCGCCACCGACCTGTCCCCGGTCTGCATGGCCGCCGCCCTCCAGCTCGACCTCGCGATCCCCAACTTCGGCCTGCAGGAGTACATGCGGCACACCGCGCCGACCGACGAGGTCTTCCCGCACGGCTACCACTTCGACGGCGGCTACCTGCACCCCGCCGAGACACCCGGGCTCGGCGTCGACATCGACGAGGAGGCCGCGGCCCGCCACCCGTACGCGCCGGCGTACCTGCCGGTGAACCGGCTGACCGACGGCACCGTGCACCCCTGGTGAGCGCGCCCGCAGGTCAGTGGATGCGACGGCCGTGCGCGTCCGGCACCCCGGACTTGCGGAAGAAGTAGGTGTTGACCTGGTCCCGCCACTCTACGGCGCACCGGAACTGCTCGTCGAGGCGCTCGGCCACCCGGTCGTGCACCGCCGGGTCGAGCGCCCCGGCCAGCGACCGCCAGCGCTCCCGCATCGCCGCCACCTCCGCCACGCCGGCGAAGTGCGTGTCGTAGATGTGCTGGATCACCGTGCGCCCGCTGTGCAGCACGTGACCGTACGGCACGTGGTGGAAGAAGAGCAGCAGCTCGTCCGGGCACCGCCGGCGCGACTCGTACACCTCCGACCACGGCGACGGGTACTGGCCGGTGAAGCCGGTGCCGGTCGCCCGGGTGCGGTCCACCCCGACACCGTCGCGGTCGGCGAAGTGGTAGGTGCCCCACGGGGTGTACTCGTACCCGTCCACGTCCGGCCCGTAGTGGTGGCCCGGCCGGACCATGAAGCCGACGCCCAGCGGCGCGGTGTAGCGCTCGTAGGTGCGCCAGGAATCGTCCATGATCGCGTGCAGCGTCCGCCGCACCAGCTCCGGATCGCCGGTGGTCACCGGCAGCCAGGTCAGCTCGATCCACTCGTCGAGGATCGCGCCCGGGTCCAGCCGCGGATCCCAGGCGAGGCGGCCGGCGGCGTACAGGTTCGCCTGGGCCAGCGGATGCCCGGTCCAGAACGGGTCGTCGCCCACGTTGGCCACCGCCACCAGGCCGCCGGCGGCGACCACGTCGGCGACCGTGTCGCCGGCCGGACCCCACGGCGCGAACCGCAGCACCTCGCTCCACCACGGGCCGAGATGGCAGACGTGCCGCTGCTGGCCGGTGTACTCCTGCGTCGCCTGCACCTCCAGCGCCAGCCGGGTGGCCGGCATCGCGGCGAGCACCGGAGACACCGGCTCGCGCGTCTGGAAGTCCAGCGGCCCGAACTTCACCTGGAGGACGACGTCGTCCCGGAACCGCCCGTCCAGCGGCGCGAAGTGGTCGTGCGCGGCCCGGGCCCGATCGGTGGACCGGTCCCGCCAGTCCTGCCGGTGGTCGTAGACGAATGCCCGCCAGCGCACCACGCCGCCGTGCGGGGCGAGCGCCCCGGCGAGCAGGTTCGCCCCGTCGGCGTGGTCGCGCCCGTAGGCGAACGGGCCGGGCCGGCCCTCCGAGTCGGCCTTCACCAGGTAGCCGCCGAAGTCCGGGATCCGCCGGTAGACCCGCCCGGTGGCCTCCGCCCACCAGGCCCGCACCCGGCCGTCCAGCGGGTCCGCGGTGGGCAGGCCGCCGAGCACCATCGGGGCGGCGAAGGTCACCGACAGATGGACCCGGATGCCGTACGGGCGCAGCGCGTCGGCGATCTCGGCCACGTCGCCGAGCCGGTCGGTCAGCAGCCGCGCCTCGGTGTCGTGCACGTTGACGTTGTTCACCGTCACCGCGTTGACGCCGCACGCGGCGAGCAGACGCCCGTAGTCCCGTAGCCGCTCCGGCTCCCGCCGGGCGGCGCCGTCGCGCCAGAAGACGGAGCCGCCGGCGTAGCCGCGTTCGACCTGCCCCGACACCGGGTGCACGGCCACGTTGTCCCAGTGGTCGAGTATCCGCCGGGCCAGCGCTGGCTGGTGCCGCCGGGGCGGCCGGTCGTCGTCGAAGGCCGCCGCGCCGAGCCGGACCACGTGGAACAGCCCGTACAGCAGGCCGGCCGGCGCGTCGGCCAGCACCACCGTCACGCCGTCCACCCGGGCCAGCAGGAACCCCTCCTCGCCCAGGGACCCGTCGCCCGTGCCGTCCACCGCCGGCGTCGCGCCCAGGCGGGCCGCCTCGGCCGCCGCGTTCGCGACCGGACCGGCGGTACGCGACGCGAGCACCAGGTCGGCGTCGACGTCCCAGGGCGGGGAGTGCCAGACCCGCCCGCCGTGGCGGGCGCAGGCCCGGGTCACCTCGTCCAGCACGGTGTCGACGAGCGTGCCGTCGCCGTGCACCAGCACGTCCCGGGCGCCGAGGGCCCGGAACGCCGCCGACGGCAGCCAGGCCGCGTGCCAGGTCGACTTCTCGGCGGCCGAGGCCCGGCCGGTGACCGGAACGCTCATGGGGTGAACTCCGTCCGGATGGTGTCGATCATCGGGTCGGCGATCCGCAGCAGCGCCAGCACCAGTGGCGCGGCCAGCAGGGCGAGCACCGCCTCGGAGAAGGCCGCGGTGACCCCGGCGGCGGCGGCCAGCAGCACGGTGTTGCCGAGCGTGACGCCGGGCCGGCGCACCAGGAAGTACACGGCCAGCCGGATCGCGTCGCGGGTGCGGAAGGTGAACAGCGAGACGATCACCAGGGCGTTGACGCCGACCAGCAGCACCCCGGCGCCGACCAGCACCAGCGGCGCCGCCCACCAGCCGGGGACACCCGCGGCGTCCAGGTGGGCCAGGTTCACCGCGATGACGGTCAGCCACGCCAGCGTCGGCGCCCAGACGCGCAGCACGCCCGTCAGGTTGGCCCGGTAGGCCCGGCGGAAGGTGGCGGCGGGCCGCAGGTCGGTCAGGTCCGGGCGCTGGTGGCGCAGGGTGTGCAGCGCGGCCGAGACGGCCGGGCCGACCGGCAGCAGCGCGACCGCGACCAGCGGCAGGTTGCTGGCGTCGCGGTCGAGCAGCACCAGCGCGACCAGGCCGGGCAGCACGCCGAGCAGCAGCCACAGCTCCACGGTCAGCAGCGTGTGGACGGTGGCGGCGGCCCGCGACAACGGCCCGTCGCCGAACTCCGGTCGCCGGCCCGCCGCGTCGGTCACGGCCGTGCCTCGGGCGGGTCGAGCAGGCGGTCGTCCCACCACGGTGGAGTCTCGTCCACCACCGGGGTCAGCTCGGCGAGGGTCACCTCGTGCCGGGCGAGTGTCAGGTCCACGTCGGCCCGCCCGCCGGTGACCGGCAGCGCCCGGTGGGTACGGGCCGGTTCGGCCGCCTCCCGCAACGCGTCGAGCTGCCGTGGCCGGGGCGACTGCGGGCTGCCCATCTCCCGCCAGGCCGCCCAGACGTTGCCGGCGTCCTCGCTCACCGACCGGCGCAGCAGGAACGCCGACACGGTGCCCGGCCGGCCGATCGGGACGGACAGCGCCACGGTGTGCCGCTCGGGCGTCGGCTCCCGGCCGGTGACGTCCACCGGCGCCCAGGCCAGCACCGCGATCCGGCCGTCGGGGTGGCGGGTGACGAGATGGTCCGCCCCGCGGGCGAGCACCTCGTCGCCGAGCCGGGCCATGAACGCGTACAGGTGGTAGGTGGGCTTCCTGACCTGCCGGTGGGTGAGCAGGCCGAAGCCGCCGTGCAGCAGGGCGGTGGGCACCCCCTGCTCCTCGAACACGTCGCAGAAGGTCCAGTACGAGAACGAGTCGACCAGCTCCCCGCCACCGGCCAGCACGGGCGCCAGGTAGGCGGCGTGGAAGGCGGTGTCGTGGATCGGGTTGTCCGGCCGGTACGAGGAGTTGAACTCGGTGATGTGCACCGGCCGGTCGGCCAGCGCGGTGCCGGCCAGGCGGCGGCGGGGCGCGGCGAACTGGGCCAGCAGCTCCGCCGCCGGGGCGAGGGCCTGCCGGGTGCCGAACGGCACATGCCGCGCCGGGCCGGAGGTGTAGGCGTGCCGGCTGACGAAGTCGACGGGCACGTCGCGCGCGGTGACGAACTCGGCGAACGGCGCCAGCCACCCGTCGGCGCCGGGGGAGAGGGCCGGCCCGCCGACCTGCAACGCGGCGTCGACGTCCTTGACCGCGTGCGCCGACACCTCGTAGAGGCGGTGGTAGGCGGCCTGGTCGGCGCCCGCCCAGAACTCGGTCAGGTTGGGCTCGTTCCACACCTCGATCGGCCAGCCGCGCACCTCGTCGAGGCCGTACCGGTCGACCAGGTGGGCCACCGTGGCCCGGACCAGGTCGCCCCACTCGCGCAGCGAGCGCGGCGGCGTCACGTTGCCCCGCCACCAGAACACCGTCTGCTCGCCGGAGGCGAGCGTCGAGGGCATGAAGCCCAGCTCCACGAACGGCCGGACCCCGAGGTCGAGGTAGGCGTCGACGACCTGGTCGACGTACGTGAAGGCGTGCCGCACCCGATGCTCGCCCCGCCACTCGTAGGGCCGGTGCACGCCGACGCCGTCGCTGAGCAGCCCGTGCCCGCGGATGTGCCGGAAGCCGATCTCCCGCTGCACCAGCGCCAGCGATTCCTGGTGGTCGCGTCGCAGCGCCAGGTCGAACCGGCCGGTGCCCACGCAGGTACGCCAGGCGTCGGTCAGCCGGCCGACGGGCCGGTCGGGAACGATGAGCCGCATCATCCGTGGTTCTTGCGGTACCGCTCGTACGCCTTGTTGACCAGCTCGGTGTACGCCTCGGCGTTCTTGGCCTTCAGCTCCGCGACGTAGGCGTTCCACTCGCCGAGCGGGCGCTGGCCGAGGGCGAACTTCAGCGTGTTCTGCGTGACGTGGTCCTTCAGCGCGGTCGCCCACAGCGTGGTCTGCTCCTGCTCGGAGTCGCTGAGCGGCGCCGGCGGCGGGGTCACCCAGGGCGCGGGCTTGCGCGCGTTCATCTCCTTCTGGAACTCCAGTTCCTCCGGGGAGAAGAACGACTGCACCAGGTCGAGCTTGCCGCCGTAGGCGAAGACGCCGTTGGCGAAGCCGAAGTCCTTCTGCAGGTGCTTGGTGCCCTTGGGGTTGAGTCCGACGATGTCGACGTCGGGGGTGGGAACGCGCCGGCCGGCGGCGTCCCGGGTGAAGGTGGTGCCCTCGACGCCCCACTTGGCGAACTCCTGGCCGGTGTCGGAGTACCAGAGCCAGTCGATGAACTGCATCATGGCCACGAAGTGCTTGCCGTCGCGGGCCTTGCTGGAGATCATCACACCGTTCTCCAGCCGGCTCGCCGGGTTGACCGGGCCGGCCGGGCCGATCGGGAACAGGATCTTCTTCAGCCGGGCGTCGGGGTTGATCTTGGCGATGTCCGGGCGGTAGTCGTTGACCAGGGTCTGCGCGTTCGTGCTGATCACGAACGACCGGCCGTTGGCGAGCTTCTGGCGGGCCTGGTCGTCGGTCTGGGTGAACGTCTCCGGGTCCAGCAGCCCTTCGGCGACGAGCTTGTGCAGGAACTCGACCACCTGCCGGTACTTCTCCGACGCCCCGGTGAAGACGTACCTCCCGGCGTCGGCGTCCCAGCTCGTGGCGTGGTAGTTCCAGCCGGCGCCCGGCAGGCCGTACGACTGGGCGAGCATGTTCAGCAGGTTTCCGGCCGGGTTGGGCTTGCCGAACCGGTCGGAGAACGGATGGACGTCCGGGTGGGCCGCCCGCATCGCCTTGAGCATGGCGTACACCTCGTCCCAGGTGGTCGGGGCCGGGATCCGCAACTCCTCCAGCACGTCGGTGCGAACCGCGAGCGTGTACTCCTGCCACGGCTTCTCGTGCAGGCCGGGCAGCAGGTAGAACTTGCCGTCCTGCTGCCGCAGCGTGTCCGTCTCCGGCCGGAGGTTCCAGCGCTCCAACTTCTCCTTGAGGTGCGGCATCAGGTCCAGGTAGTCGCTGACCGGCAGGATGGCGCCGGAGGAGACGTAGGCGTTCTCCTGCGGGTGGTAGGTCTTCGGGATGATCAGCGGGGCGTCGCCGGAGCCGACCAGCACGCTGCGCTTCTGCTCGTAGTCGCTGAGCGGCACCGCCACCGGGTCCAGCTTGACGTTGGTCCGCCGGGCCAGCTCGCTCCAGAACAGCCACTCCGGCTTGAGCGGATAGTTCGGGTGGTTGTTGTAGAGGATCGAGAAGGTGACCGGTTCGGTGGCCGTGAACTGGTCCCCGACGCCGTACTTCTCCATCGCGCCCGCGCGGTTGCGGTCGAGATCCTTCTTGTCGGGGGTGTCGTCGCCGCAGCCGGCCAGGGAGGCGACGGCGGCCGCGCCGGTGGCGAACAGCACCTGGCGCCGGGACAGCTGGACCATGGTGTTCCCTTCGGTGGTGGGTGGGGTCGCGGGCGCGGCTATCCCTTCACGGCGCCGAGCATGATTCCGGAGACGAAGTAGCGCTGGATGAAGGGATAGACCGCGAGGATCGGCAGGACGGTCAGCACGATGGTCACGGACTGGATGGTGGCGGCGGACTGCACGACGTCGTTCGCGCTGCCGAGCCCACCGCCGGTCTGCGTGGCGTCGGTCGCGCCGGCGAGCAGGTTGCGCAGGTAGACGGTCACCGGGAGCAGGTCCTGGCGGTCCATGTAGAGGAACGCGGCGAACCAGGAGTTCCAGAACGAGACGGCGTAGAAGAGCACCATCGTGGCCACCATCGCCTTGGACAGCGGCAGCACGATCCGCAGCAGCGTGCCGTACGTGTCCAGGCCGTCGACCGCGGCGGCCTCCTCCAGCTCGACCGGCAGGCTCTCGAAGAACGCCTTCATGACCAGCAGGTTGAACACGTTGATCGCGTTGGGCAGCGCGATCGCCCACACCGTGTTCTTCAGCCCCAGGCTGGTGACCAGCACGTAGTTGGGGATCAGGCCGCCGGTGAAGAACATGGTGAGCACGGCGACGCCGACCAGCGCGGTCCGGCCCCGCAGGTGCCGCTTCGACAGCACGTACGCGTAGCAGGTGGTCAGCACGACGGAGACGAGCGTGGCGACCACCGTGTAGACGACGGTGTTGCGGTAGCTGACCCAGAACGCCGGATCCGAGGTCACCACCCGGTAGGCGGTCAGGTTGAACCCGCGCGGGACGAGGTTGACCCGGCCCGCGACGATGGCCGCGTTGTCGCTGAGCGACCGCGCGACGATGGTGAGGAACGGGTACACCGTCACCACCACGACGCCGGTCAGGACGACGGCGTTGACCGCCTGGAAGATCCGGTAGCCCCGGGTGGGTCGGGGGCCACGCGGCCGGGACGCCCGCCCCCGTGCGCGGGCGTCCACGCTCACCACAGGCTCGTCCCCACCGCGCGTCGGGAGATCGCGTTCGCCGACAGCACCAGCGTCAGCCCGATCACGGCCTCGAACAGGCCGATCGCGGCGGCGTAGCTGAGGTTCCCGGAGACGATGCCCACCCGGAAGAGATAGGTCGAGATCACGTCCGCGGTGGGATAGGTCAGTGGGTTGTACAGCAGCAGGATCTTCTCGAAGCCGACCGCCATGAACGTGCCGATGTTGAGGATCAGCAGCGTCATCATGGTCGGCCGGATCCCGGGCAGCGTCACGTGCCAGGTCTGCCGCCACCGGCTCGCGCCGTCGATGCGGGCCGCCTCGTAGAGGTCGCCGTCGACGGTGGTGAGCGCGGCCAGGTAGAGGATCGTGCCCCAGCCGACGGTCTGCCAGACCTCGGAGGAGACGTAGATGGTCCGGAACCAGCCGGCCTGCTGCAGGAACGCGACCGGCTCGGCGCCGACGGCGCGCAGGAACTGGTTGACCGTGCCGTCCACGGACAGCAACTGCATCACCATGGCGGCCACGATCACGATGGACAGGAAGTGCGGCAGGTAGGACACCGACTGCACGAACCGCTTGAGGGCGCGGCTGCGCACCTCGTTGAGCAGCAGGGCGAGCACGATCGGCAGCGGGAAGCAGAACAGCAGCGTGAGCGCGCCCAGCACGAGCGTGTTGGTGAACACGCTCCAGAACGTGGGGTCGGTGAGGAACAGCCGGAAGTATCGGAGCCCGGTCCAGTACTCGCCGAAGAGGCTGCCGCCCGG encodes:
- a CDS encoding GH39 family glycosyl hydrolase, giving the protein MMRLIVPDRPVGRLTDAWRTCVGTGRFDLALRRDHQESLALVQREIGFRHIRGHGLLSDGVGVHRPYEWRGEHRVRHAFTYVDQVVDAYLDLGVRPFVELGFMPSTLASGEQTVFWWRGNVTPPRSLREWGDLVRATVAHLVDRYGLDEVRGWPIEVWNEPNLTEFWAGADQAAYHRLYEVSAHAVKDVDAALQVGGPALSPGADGWLAPFAEFVTARDVPVDFVSRHAYTSGPARHVPFGTRQALAPAAELLAQFAAPRRRLAGTALADRPVHITEFNSSYRPDNPIHDTAFHAAYLAPVLAGGGELVDSFSYWTFCDVFEEQGVPTALLHGGFGLLTHRQVRKPTYHLYAFMARLGDEVLARGADHLVTRHPDGRIAVLAWAPVDVTGREPTPERHTVALSVPIGRPGTVSAFLLRRSVSEDAGNVWAAWREMGSPQSPRPRQLDALREAAEPARTHRALPVTGGRADVDLTLARHEVTLAELTPVVDETPPWWDDRLLDPPEARP
- a CDS encoding alpha-glucuronidase; protein product: MSVPVTGRASAAEKSTWHAAWLPSAAFRALGARDVLVHGDGTLVDTVLDEVTRACARHGGRVWHSPPWDVDADLVLASRTAGPVANAAAEAARLGATPAVDGTGDGSLGEEGFLLARVDGVTVVLADAPAGLLYGLFHVVRLGAAAFDDDRPPRRHQPALARRILDHWDNVAVHPVSGQVERGYAGGSVFWRDGAARREPERLRDYGRLLAACGVNAVTVNNVNVHDTEARLLTDRLGDVAEIADALRPYGIRVHLSVTFAAPMVLGGLPTADPLDGRVRAWWAEATGRVYRRIPDFGGYLVKADSEGRPGPFAYGRDHADGANLLAGALAPHGGVVRWRAFVYDHRQDWRDRSTDRARAAHDHFAPLDGRFRDDVVLQVKFGPLDFQTREPVSPVLAAMPATRLALEVQATQEYTGQQRHVCHLGPWWSEVLRFAPWGPAGDTVADVVAAGGLVAVANVGDDPFWTGHPLAQANLYAAGRLAWDPRLDPGAILDEWIELTWLPVTTGDPELVRRTLHAIMDDSWRTYERYTAPLGVGFMVRPGHHYGPDVDGYEYTPWGTYHFADRDGVGVDRTRATGTGFTGQYPSPWSEVYESRRRCPDELLLFFHHVPYGHVLHSGRTVIQHIYDTHFAGVAEVAAMRERWRSLAGALDPAVHDRVAERLDEQFRCAVEWRDQVNTYFFRKSGVPDAHGRRIH
- the manD gene encoding D-mannonate dehydratase ManD, with the protein product MRIVDARVIVTCPGRNFVTLKVVTDEGVTGVGDATLNGRELAVASYLRDHVVPLLIGRDPARIEDTWQYLYQGSYWRRGPVTMSAIAAVDTALWDIKGKVAGLPVYQLLGGRSREGVTVYGHANGETVDEVLTEVARFVDLGYRAVRVQCGVPGLPRTYGVSTDKMFYEPADAALPTETTWSTEAYLAHVPTVFARVRDEFGPTLRLLHDVHHRLTPIEAARLGKSLEPYALTWMEDPVPADLPEGFRLIRRHTTTPIAVGEVFTSIFDAAQLIREQLIDYVRATVVHAGGLTHLRRIFDLAALHHVRSGSHGATDLSPVCMAAALQLDLAIPNFGLQEYMRHTAPTDEVFPHGYHFDGGYLHPAETPGLGVDIDEEAAARHPYAPAYLPVNRLTDGTVHPW
- a CDS encoding SCP2 sterol-binding domain-containing protein, with translation MTFTDAFFDRLSAMGYDPRLGTVSGSVRIDIRADGGLRQWRLDIDRGHLRVTRDGGPASAVITTSERTAEAMATGGMNGLAAITRGEIMVDGDLGLALRIGRLFPTRAEAATRTGGPDGGAG
- a CDS encoding multidrug effflux MFS transporter, which translates into the protein MSRGQRLRLVLVLGSLIAVGPLTIDMYLPALPAIVADFATTSAAVQLTLTGTLAGLALGQLLIGPLSDAVGRRRPLIAGLVLHVVASSLCVVAPNVAVLGALRVVQGLGVAATAVVAMAVVRDLFSGAAFATLLSRLLLVMGAAPILAPTLGGGVLRWTDWRGVFVALAAIGALLVVIASIGLPETLAPERRRRGGVVATIALYGSLLRDRVFVGLVLVAGLAMAALFAYVAGSSFVLQQSYGLDEQQFALAFGAGAVGLIGATQYNVRLLRRHPPQRILVVSLGVGTLAGLALVGFAATNVGGLPALLVSLWVVLAAAGLAMPNAPALALSRHGEAAGTASALLGAVQFGVGAVAAPLVGVLGTGAVAMALVVAGGLVAALAVLLVVVRPARLADLEPVPAVVAVH
- a CDS encoding DUF624 domain-containing protein, whose translation is MTDAAGRRPEFGDGPLSRAAATVHTLLTVELWLLLGVLPGLVALVLLDRDASNLPLVAVALLPVGPAVSAALHTLRHQRPDLTDLRPAATFRRAYRANLTGVLRVWAPTLAWLTVIAVNLAHLDAAGVPGWWAAPLVLVGAGVLLVGVNALVIVSLFTFRTRDAIRLAVYFLVRRPGVTLGNTVLLAAAAGVTAAFSEAVLALLAAPLVLALLRIADPMIDTIRTEFTP
- a CDS encoding amylo-alpha-1,6-glucosidase; protein product: MPGTVSCIDGSTFVVSDSCGDIESSPAAPVGLFAADSRYLSRWVLTVDGERMTALSVDDSHYFEAAFFLVPGGQMDYVQADVSAIRRRRIDADLTEWITVFNYGDQPREVAVRLEVAADFADIFEIKFNVGTKAGETYTEVAPDGLRLGYRRGTFHREVALSADRPATFTPEDIRFSVRLAPGADWSVELRAEMRAWRPDGVDLRAGPRALRADPSVLPDGVRAWVAAAPTLDTDSATLRQVYQRSLVDLAALRFAPLSLGGATVPAAGLPWFMTLFGRDSLLTCLQTLPFTPSLTPPTLRILASLQGARTDDVLEEDPGRILHELRYGESAAFEEQPHSPYYGTVDATPLFVVLLDEYERWSGDTALVRELEQEARAALGWMDRHADLTGAGYVSYRRRNLDTGLDNQCWKDSWDSISYADGRLPGFPRSTCETQGYAYDAKIRAARLARTVWHDVPFAERLEREAAELFERFNRDFWLADRGWYAVALDADGTPVDSLTSNIGHLLWSGVVPPDRAARVAEHLMSPALFSGWGVRTMAEGQSRYNPLGYHTGTVWPFDNSFIAWGLRRYGMTDEAGRIAEGIISAAAYFEGRLPEAFGGFDRRTTRYPVRYPTAGSPQAWSSGAPLLFLRTLLGLDPHEDHLAAIPALPAAFDRIALLDVPGRWGRLDAFARHRPDNPPATTY